In the Carassius gibelio isolate Cgi1373 ecotype wild population from Czech Republic chromosome A2, carGib1.2-hapl.c, whole genome shotgun sequence genome, one interval contains:
- the LOC127937674 gene encoding ralA-binding protein 1-like isoform X2, protein MKRSKGINVFKKPSFSKKKEKDFKVKEKGPKEEKAKDKKSKDLTAADVVKQWKEKKKKKKPSAEPEPVITEAATTFRPIFGAPLAEAVRRTALYDGIQLPAVFRECVDYIESYGMKCEGIYRVSGMKSKVDELKAAYDREECPCLEEYDPHTVASLLKQYLRELPDNLVGKELVQRLEEACGRPSEAEKLQEFQRLLGEVPAGSRLLLAWLITHMDHVIARETDTKMNIQNISIVLNPTVQIGNRVLYVFFTHVRELFGDVVLKPVVHPLRWSNMATMPTLPETQESIKEEIRRQEFLLNRLHRDLQAGVKDLSKEERLWEVQRIVTALKRKLREAKRQECETKIAQEIASLSKEDVSKEEMSENEEEVINLLLAQENEILTEQEELISLEQVLRRQIATEKEEIERLSAEIADIQSRQQGRSETEEYSSDSESESEDEEELQMILEDLQKQNEELENKNTHLNQAIHEEQEAILELRVQLRLLQSHKLQQELTAPPTSEQAPPSQPSPEERSRVDEPIKRTAAVAIESTAATAAVPANGKPGKDVTKPSPSKDKREANQ, encoded by the exons ATGAAGCGCTCCAAGGGCATCAACGTCTTCAAGAAGCCCAGTTTCTCCAAGAAGAAAGAAAAGGACTTCAAAGTGAAGGAAAAGGGGCCTAAAGAGGAGAAGGCCAAGGACAAGAAGTCCAAAGACCTGACGGCAGCAGATGTGGTGAAACAGtggaaagagaagaagaagaagaaaaagcccAGCGCCGAGCCCGAACCTGTCATCACAGAAGCGGCGACGACGTTCCGGCCGATCTTTGGAGCGCCTTTAGCGGAAGCGGTGAGGAGAACGGCGCTGTATGATGGGATACAGCTCCCGGCCGTCTTCAGAGAGTGTGTGGATTACATCGAGAGCTACGGCATGAAATGTGAAGGCATCTATCGTGTCTCTG GTATGAAGTCAAAGGTTGACGAGCTGAAAGCAGCGTACGACCGTGAGGAGTGTCCGTGTCTGGAGGAGTATGATCCTCACACGGTGGCCAGTCTGTTGAAGCAGTACCTGCGAGAGCTGCCTGATAACCTGGTGGGTAAAGAGCTGGTCCAGCGTTTGGAGGAGGCCTGCGGGCGGCCCAGCGAGGCAGAGAAACTGCAGgagtttcagaggctcctgggggaAGTTCCCGCGGGGAGCAGACTCCTCCTGGCCTGGCTCATCACTCACATGGACCACGTCATCGCCCGCGAGACTGACACCAAGATGAACATCCAGAACATCTCTATTGTGCTCAATCCCACCGTACAG ATTGGGAATCGTGTGCTGTACGTGTTTTTCACTCACGTTCGAGAGCTGTTCGGTGATGTGGTTCTGAAGCCAGTCGTTCATCCTCTGCGTTGGTCAAATATGGCCACCATGCCGACCCTACCTGAGACCCAGGAGAGCATTAAAGAGGAGATCCGCAGACAG GAGTTCCTCTTGAACCGTCTGCACAGAGATCTGCAGGCCGGTGTGAAGGATCTGTCTAAGGAGGAGAGACTCTGGGAGGTGCAGCGGATCGTCACTGCACTGAAACGCAAGCTTCGCGAGGCCAAGAGACAG GAGTGTGAGACTAAAATCGCACAGGAAATCGCCAGCCTTTCTAAAGAGGACGTATCAAAGGAGGAGATGTCTGAGAACGAGGAGGAAGTCATTAATCTTCTCCTGGCACAG GAGAATGAGATCCTAACAGAGCAGGAGGAGCTGATATCACTGGAGCAGGTGCTGCGGAGGCAGATCGCCACAGAGAAAGAAGAAATTGAGCGGCTAAGTGCGGAGATCGCAGATATACAGAG ccgtcaGCAGGGTCGCAGTGAAACAGAGGAGTATTCATCAGACAGCGAGAGTGAGAGTGAAGATGAAGAGGAACTGCAGATGATTCTAGAAGACCTACAGAAACAGAACGAAGAGCTGGAG AATAAAAACACTCATCTGAATCAGGCCATCCATGAAGAACAGGAGGCCATATTGGAACTGCGTGTTCAGCTCCGCCTCCTTCAGAGCCACAAGCTACAACAGGAGCTCACAGCCCCGCCCACTTCTGAACAGGCCCCACCCTCCCAGCCCAGCCCAGAGGAACGATCTAGAGTGGACGAGCCAATCAAACGCACCGCAGCGGTCGCCATAGAATCCACTGCCGCAACCGCTGCCGTCCCAGCCAATGGGAAGCCTGGAAAAGATGTCACGAAGCCATCGCCCAGCAAAGACAAGAGGGAGGCCAACCAGTAA
- the LOC127937674 gene encoding ralA-binding protein 1-like isoform X1 — MTECFLPPTSSPAEQRRAEHPGGVARTPSSEEISPTKFPGLYRTGDPSPPHDGHHHEPPEVASDDEKEHNKKKNKFKKKEKRTEGYAAFQEDSSADEAESPSKMKRSKGINVFKKPSFSKKKEKDFKVKEKGPKEEKAKDKKSKDLTAADVVKQWKEKKKKKKPSAEPEPVITEAATTFRPIFGAPLAEAVRRTALYDGIQLPAVFRECVDYIESYGMKCEGIYRVSGMKSKVDELKAAYDREECPCLEEYDPHTVASLLKQYLRELPDNLVGKELVQRLEEACGRPSEAEKLQEFQRLLGEVPAGSRLLLAWLITHMDHVIARETDTKMNIQNISIVLNPTVQIGNRVLYVFFTHVRELFGDVVLKPVVHPLRWSNMATMPTLPETQESIKEEIRRQEFLLNRLHRDLQAGVKDLSKEERLWEVQRIVTALKRKLREAKRQECETKIAQEIASLSKEDVSKEEMSENEEEVINLLLAQENEILTEQEELISLEQVLRRQIATEKEEIERLSAEIADIQSRQQGRSETEEYSSDSESESEDEEELQMILEDLQKQNEELENKNTHLNQAIHEEQEAILELRVQLRLLQSHKLQQELTAPPTSEQAPPSQPSPEERSRVDEPIKRTAAVAIESTAATAAVPANGKPGKDVTKPSPSKDKREANQ, encoded by the exons ATGACAGAGTGCTTCCTGCCACCCACTAGCAGCCCTGCAGAGCAGAGAAGGGCGGAGCATCCTGGGGGCGTGGCTCGTACCCCGAGCTCTGAAGAGATCAGCCCCACTAAGTTCCCAGGTCTGTACCGTACGGGCGACCCTTCACCCCCTCACGACGGACACCACCATGAGCCACCCGAGGTGGCATCTGATGACGAAAAGGAGCACAATAAGAAGAAGAACAAGTTTAAGAAGAAGGAGAAACGCA CCGAGGGATACGCTGCGTTCCAGGAGGACAGTTCTGCCGATGAGGCCGAGAGCCCGTCTAAGATGAAGCGCTCCAAGGGCATCAACGTCTTCAAGAAGCCCAGTTTCTCCAAGAAGAAAGAAAAGGACTTCAAAGTGAAGGAAAAGGGGCCTAAAGAGGAGAAGGCCAAGGACAAGAAGTCCAAAGACCTGACGGCAGCAGATGTGGTGAAACAGtggaaagagaagaagaagaagaaaaagcccAGCGCCGAGCCCGAACCTGTCATCACAGAAGCGGCGACGACGTTCCGGCCGATCTTTGGAGCGCCTTTAGCGGAAGCGGTGAGGAGAACGGCGCTGTATGATGGGATACAGCTCCCGGCCGTCTTCAGAGAGTGTGTGGATTACATCGAGAGCTACGGCATGAAATGTGAAGGCATCTATCGTGTCTCTG GTATGAAGTCAAAGGTTGACGAGCTGAAAGCAGCGTACGACCGTGAGGAGTGTCCGTGTCTGGAGGAGTATGATCCTCACACGGTGGCCAGTCTGTTGAAGCAGTACCTGCGAGAGCTGCCTGATAACCTGGTGGGTAAAGAGCTGGTCCAGCGTTTGGAGGAGGCCTGCGGGCGGCCCAGCGAGGCAGAGAAACTGCAGgagtttcagaggctcctgggggaAGTTCCCGCGGGGAGCAGACTCCTCCTGGCCTGGCTCATCACTCACATGGACCACGTCATCGCCCGCGAGACTGACACCAAGATGAACATCCAGAACATCTCTATTGTGCTCAATCCCACCGTACAG ATTGGGAATCGTGTGCTGTACGTGTTTTTCACTCACGTTCGAGAGCTGTTCGGTGATGTGGTTCTGAAGCCAGTCGTTCATCCTCTGCGTTGGTCAAATATGGCCACCATGCCGACCCTACCTGAGACCCAGGAGAGCATTAAAGAGGAGATCCGCAGACAG GAGTTCCTCTTGAACCGTCTGCACAGAGATCTGCAGGCCGGTGTGAAGGATCTGTCTAAGGAGGAGAGACTCTGGGAGGTGCAGCGGATCGTCACTGCACTGAAACGCAAGCTTCGCGAGGCCAAGAGACAG GAGTGTGAGACTAAAATCGCACAGGAAATCGCCAGCCTTTCTAAAGAGGACGTATCAAAGGAGGAGATGTCTGAGAACGAGGAGGAAGTCATTAATCTTCTCCTGGCACAG GAGAATGAGATCCTAACAGAGCAGGAGGAGCTGATATCACTGGAGCAGGTGCTGCGGAGGCAGATCGCCACAGAGAAAGAAGAAATTGAGCGGCTAAGTGCGGAGATCGCAGATATACAGAG ccgtcaGCAGGGTCGCAGTGAAACAGAGGAGTATTCATCAGACAGCGAGAGTGAGAGTGAAGATGAAGAGGAACTGCAGATGATTCTAGAAGACCTACAGAAACAGAACGAAGAGCTGGAG AATAAAAACACTCATCTGAATCAGGCCATCCATGAAGAACAGGAGGCCATATTGGAACTGCGTGTTCAGCTCCGCCTCCTTCAGAGCCACAAGCTACAACAGGAGCTCACAGCCCCGCCCACTTCTGAACAGGCCCCACCCTCCCAGCCCAGCCCAGAGGAACGATCTAGAGTGGACGAGCCAATCAAACGCACCGCAGCGGTCGCCATAGAATCCACTGCCGCAACCGCTGCCGTCCCAGCCAATGGGAAGCCTGGAAAAGATGTCACGAAGCCATCGCCCAGCAAAGACAAGAGGGAGGCCAACCAGTAA